From a region of the Flexistipes sp. genome:
- the ilvD gene encoding dihydroxy-acid dehydratase codes for MRSDEIKKEPSRAPHRSLLYGTGVPKSSMDRPFIGICSSFTDLIPGHSGMRDLERWIEKGVHTGGGHGFIFSVPGICDGIAMGHMGMHYSLPSRDAIADIIECVIEAHRLDGVVFLTNCDKITPGMLMAAARVDVPSVFVTAGPMLSGNWRMQRRSFVRDTFEAIAKYRSGEIDGEELEHLEMCSCPSQGSCQGLYTANTMACLTEAMGMSLPGCGSALAGQAKKKRIAFDSGVQVCNLVKDDIKPKDILTENAFHNAVTVDLALGGSTNTALHLPAIANETGFKLDLNLFDKLSKSTPHITNLRPGGEYFMEDLEYAGGIPAVLKSLKTLLKDNITVTGGKIYESADSAVCFDENIIRNIDNPYHKEGGIAVLRGNIAPDGSVVKQSAVDNEMLNFTGTAKVYDSEEDALSAIMEGDVKDGNIVVIRYEGPKGGPGMREMLAPTAAITGMGLKKVALITDGRFSGGTRGPCIGHISPEAAEGGIISLVQNGDKISINIPEGKINLDVDKSQLEERKKEWVKPAPKIEKGYLAKYSMYVSSAAEGAIFKKS; via the coding sequence ATGCGAAGTGATGAAATCAAAAAAGAACCTTCCAGAGCGCCACATAGATCGCTGCTTTATGGTACCGGTGTACCCAAATCAAGCATGGACAGGCCTTTTATCGGGATATGTTCAAGTTTTACAGACCTCATCCCCGGTCATTCGGGAATGAGAGATCTCGAACGATGGATAGAAAAAGGGGTTCATACAGGAGGCGGACACGGATTCATTTTTTCCGTACCGGGAATTTGCGACGGAATAGCAATGGGTCACATGGGGATGCACTACTCACTTCCCAGCAGAGATGCCATTGCCGATATAATAGAGTGTGTAATTGAGGCTCACAGACTGGACGGTGTTGTGTTTCTCACCAATTGCGACAAAATAACTCCCGGAATGCTTATGGCAGCAGCCCGGGTAGACGTCCCTTCCGTATTTGTAACTGCCGGACCTATGTTAAGCGGAAACTGGCGCATGCAGAGAAGATCTTTTGTTCGCGATACATTTGAAGCCATTGCAAAATACAGAAGCGGGGAAATAGACGGTGAAGAACTTGAACATCTTGAAATGTGCTCCTGTCCCTCTCAGGGCTCTTGTCAGGGACTTTATACGGCCAACACAATGGCATGTTTAACGGAAGCAATGGGTATGAGTCTTCCCGGCTGTGGTAGCGCACTGGCGGGACAGGCCAAAAAGAAAAGAATCGCTTTTGACTCAGGAGTCCAGGTTTGCAATTTAGTTAAAGACGATATCAAACCAAAGGATATACTGACAGAAAACGCTTTCCACAATGCCGTAACTGTTGATCTTGCCCTCGGCGGCTCAACAAACACAGCTCTTCATCTGCCGGCAATTGCCAATGAAACCGGTTTCAAACTGGATCTGAATCTTTTTGACAAATTGTCAAAAAGCACTCCCCACATAACCAATCTCAGACCCGGCGGAGAATATTTCATGGAAGACCTTGAATATGCAGGCGGCATACCTGCCGTTTTAAAAAGTCTGAAAACACTGCTAAAAGATAACATTACAGTAACGGGCGGGAAAATATATGAATCAGCAGATAGTGCTGTATGTTTTGATGAAAATATTATAAGAAATATTGACAACCCTTATCATAAAGAAGGAGGTATAGCCGTCTTAAGGGGGAACATTGCCCCGGACGGTTCCGTGGTAAAACAGTCCGCAGTCGATAATGAGATGCTGAATTTTACCGGCACTGCCAAAGTCTATGATTCCGAGGAAGATGCACTTTCAGCAATTATGGAAGGTGACGTTAAAGACGGTAACATTGTTGTCATCCGTTATGAAGGCCCAAAAGGCGGACCCGGCATGAGGGAAATGCTCGCTCCGACTGCTGCTATTACAGGCATGGGGCTGAAAAAAGTGGCGCTGATAACCGACGGACGTTTTTCCGGAGGTACACGGGGGCCATGTATTGGGCATATTTCACCGGAAGCGGCTGAGGGCGGAATTATATCACTTGTCCAAAACGGAGATAAGATCAGCATTAATATTCCCGAAGGAAAAATAAATCTGGATGTTGATAAAAGTCAGCTGGAAGAAAGAAAAAAAGAATGGGTAAAACCCGCCCCGAAAATTGAAAAAGGATATTTGGCAAAATATTCGATGTATGTTAGCAGTGCAGCAGAAGGGGCAATATTCAAAAAAAGTTAA
- the ilvB gene encoding biosynthetic-type acetolactate synthase large subunit, which translates to MTKTGAEILVDCLKAEKVDVIFGYPGGVLLGIYDTLFDADLRHILPRHEQGGIHAADAYARASGKVGVCFATSGPGATNLVTGITNAHMDSVPVVAFTGQVPTALIGGDAFQEADIIGITRPIVKHSYLVQDVNDLARTIKEAFYIARTGRPGPVVVDLPKDVMADKTKAEKSPKMDLPGYSPTYEGHPLQIKKLLRMLESSKRPVIYAGGGVIISEASKELKAFSEKFNIPVISSFMGLGAMPTEHPNYIGWLGMHGNYASNKAVTDSDYIIAIGTRFSDRSTGRINGFAPKAKIAHIDIDPSSISKNVSIDIPIVGDNRTVLKQLTKYYEKYKWEKNEAARNEWMEQVRSWNREKPFSYKHSDKVIKPQYVVEKISELTKGEAIITTEVGQNQMWAGQFYNFKYPRQFITSGGLGTMGFGFPAAIGAKIAMPDKEVFDIAGDGSFLMNMQELCTAIQHRLNVKIAILNNKFLGMVRQWQHLFFNNRYSYTCLECQPDFVKLAESYGCVGLRAETPADVEKVLKESLKVKDKPVVMDFVVDREENVFPMIPAGAALNEMIFGNER; encoded by the coding sequence ATGACAAAAACTGGAGCAGAAATACTCGTTGACTGCCTTAAAGCTGAAAAAGTCGACGTTATTTTCGGTTACCCCGGCGGCGTATTGCTGGGAATATATGATACACTTTTTGACGCAGATCTGCGGCATATTCTTCCGCGTCACGAACAGGGCGGCATTCATGCAGCTGATGCTTATGCAAGAGCAAGCGGCAAAGTCGGAGTCTGTTTTGCAACCAGCGGTCCCGGAGCGACAAACCTTGTAACAGGTATAACCAATGCTCATATGGACTCTGTACCTGTGGTGGCTTTTACAGGTCAGGTCCCCACAGCTCTTATAGGCGGAGATGCTTTTCAGGAAGCTGACATCATAGGAATTACCAGGCCTATAGTTAAACATTCATACCTTGTCCAGGATGTAAATGATTTAGCCAGAACCATAAAGGAAGCCTTTTACATTGCCCGCACCGGCCGGCCGGGTCCTGTTGTGGTGGATTTGCCGAAAGACGTTATGGCGGACAAAACCAAAGCCGAGAAATCTCCAAAAATGGATTTGCCCGGTTATAGTCCGACATATGAAGGTCATCCTTTGCAAATAAAAAAATTACTGAGAATGCTGGAGTCTTCCAAAAGGCCGGTGATTTATGCAGGCGGCGGAGTAATCATCAGTGAAGCTTCCAAAGAATTGAAAGCTTTTTCCGAAAAATTCAACATTCCGGTAATCTCATCTTTTATGGGACTTGGTGCCATGCCAACCGAACACCCTAATTACATAGGCTGGCTGGGGATGCACGGCAATTATGCTTCAAACAAGGCTGTGACAGATTCCGATTATATAATAGCAATCGGGACACGATTTTCTGACAGATCAACAGGAAGAATCAATGGCTTTGCTCCAAAAGCAAAAATCGCGCATATTGACATAGATCCTTCCTCAATTAGTAAGAATGTGAGCATAGACATCCCTATAGTGGGTGATAACAGAACTGTGTTAAAGCAACTCACAAAATACTACGAGAAATACAAATGGGAAAAAAACGAAGCAGCCCGCAATGAATGGATGGAACAGGTACGCAGCTGGAATCGGGAAAAGCCTTTTTCTTATAAACATTCTGATAAAGTCATAAAGCCCCAGTATGTTGTTGAAAAAATAAGTGAACTCACCAAAGGTGAAGCCATAATAACTACCGAAGTAGGACAAAACCAGATGTGGGCAGGACAGTTTTACAATTTTAAATACCCCAGACAGTTTATAACATCAGGAGGTCTCGGAACCATGGGATTCGGTTTTCCGGCCGCCATAGGTGCAAAGATAGCGATGCCGGATAAAGAGGTTTTCGATATTGCCGGCGACGGCAGTTTTCTTATGAATATGCAGGAATTATGCACAGCCATACAGCACCGCCTGAATGTTAAAATAGCAATACTTAACAACAAATTTCTGGGTATGGTAAGACAGTGGCAGCACTTATTCTTCAACAACAGATACTCCTACACATGTCTTGAATGTCAGCCTGATTTTGTAAAACTGGCTGAATCATACGGCTGCGTTGGATTACGGGCTGAAACACCGGCGGATGTTGAAAAAGTTTTGAAGGAATCTTTAAAGGTCAAAGACAAACCTGTTGTAATGGATTTTGTTGTAGACAGAGAAGAAAACGTTTTCCCCATGATCCCGGCAGGTGCTGCTCTGAATGAAATGATTTTCGGTAACGAGAGGTAA
- the ilvN gene encoding acetolactate synthase small subunit, whose translation MRHIISILVENKPGALSRIGGLFSGRGYNIESLSVGVTGDPKISIMTIVTKGDDRVVEQIIKQLRKLINTIKVRDVTQVEHIEREMILVKVQALPKNRTDIFSIVNTFRAKVIDLTGDSMVIEITGTKDKNKAFLHVLEPFGIIEQVRTGSVAIGRGNKATTEFTKQDIK comes from the coding sequence ATGAGACACATTATATCAATCTTAGTTGAAAATAAACCGGGCGCACTCTCCAGAATCGGAGGGCTTTTCAGCGGCCGGGGTTACAATATTGAAAGCCTGTCCGTAGGGGTCACAGGTGATCCAAAAATATCCATCATGACTATTGTCACAAAAGGTGATGACAGGGTTGTTGAGCAGATTATCAAACAATTGAGAAAGCTTATCAACACTATTAAAGTCAGAGACGTAACCCAGGTGGAGCATATAGAAAGGGAAATGATACTGGTCAAGGTTCAGGCTCTGCCGAAGAATCGAACAGATATATTTAGCATTGTAAATACTTTCAGAGCAAAAGTTATAGACTTGACTGGTGATTCTATGGTAATAGAAATCACAGGTACAAAAGACAAAAATAAGGCCTTTCTGCACGTGTTGGAACCTTTCGGGATAATTGAACAGGTCAGGACAGGCAGTGTTGCCATAGGCAGAGGAAACAAAGCAACCACAGAATTTACAAAACAAGATATAAAATAG